The region ATTTAGCAATCATCTCGCATTCGTCTGCGGAGTTTATTATTGATTTTACCAGAATTGTTCCGGGCATTCCCAAAGCCAAAGTACATAGCAGAATTATTACCACACCGCAGCATGCAAAGATGTTGATGAAAGCTTTGATAGATAATATAGAAAAGTATGAATCAAAGTTTGGTGAGATTAAAATTGATACCGGACAAAATCCAATATATGGTTTTGTTCCACCTAAAAGCGGGGAGAAGGTAAATTGAGTTTACCAGTAAACATTAAAGCCGGTTTAAACACCGGCTTTTTTTGTGAAGATTTATTTCAGTTAAATTGATTACTGACAGCTCATTATTTTCTTGCTCTCCAAAGATTAAGTGCCGCTGCAGCAAGAAAAATAAAATTTGCAAACCAAGCTGTCAGTACTGGGTTTAATGCACCATTCTTCCCGAATGCCTGACTAATCTTCATAAACACTAAATATAGAAATGTAACTAATATGTTCAATCCAACTTGTGAAGCAACACCACCTTTTCTCTTATTAGCAGAAA is a window of Ignavibacterium sp. DNA encoding:
- a CDS encoding DUF3467 domain-containing protein; translated protein: MDQTKQPQGQQLNIELGEKEAEGIYSNLAIISHSSAEFIIDFTRIVPGIPKAKVHSRIITTPQHAKMLMKALIDNIEKYESKFGEIKIDTGQNPIYGFVPPKSGEKVN